The following are encoded in a window of Pelagicoccus enzymogenes genomic DNA:
- a CDS encoding ThuA domain-containing protein yields the protein MPPSSAARYGRLRTNTVAARCGSFILSPPFSSGIHGRMTRTTPIIAFLLCLASSVMAADSIKVMHLTGQSNKYHSWKNLGDAITQHLENAGIFEVDTVVSPALGEDMSEFSPNFGEYDVIVLNYDGAEWSEPTKAAFVSYVKNGGGLVTIHGTNNSFAYWPEFNEIIGLGGWGGAGLYDPPLYPGEPDKQASRDEKWGPRVYWHACGAVHDDSPGGTFHPPKHDFIITNRTPDHPIMRGLPEMWLQANDEVYSRLRGPAKNLTILATAYANQKLRGSSPHNEPMLFTVAYGKGRVFQTTLGHVGANDDANVPSVRSVGFIVTLQRGVEWAATGEVTQALPEDFPTAYETSVR from the coding sequence GTGCCTCCTTCCTCAGCCGCCCGCTACGGGCGCTTGAGGACGAATACAGTCGCTGCTCGCTGCGGCAGTTTCATATTGTCACCGCCTTTTTCCAGCGGCATACATGGACGCATGACTCGTACTACCCCGATTATCGCGTTTCTCCTCTGTCTCGCCTCTTCCGTGATGGCCGCTGATTCAATAAAAGTTATGCACCTGACCGGGCAGTCCAACAAATACCACAGCTGGAAAAACCTGGGCGACGCAATCACCCAGCATTTGGAAAATGCCGGCATTTTCGAAGTGGATACGGTCGTTTCGCCTGCCCTCGGTGAGGACATGAGCGAATTCTCTCCTAACTTCGGCGAATACGATGTTATCGTCCTCAACTACGACGGAGCGGAGTGGTCTGAACCGACCAAAGCCGCCTTCGTGTCGTACGTGAAAAATGGCGGCGGTCTCGTCACCATCCACGGCACCAATAACTCGTTCGCCTATTGGCCGGAGTTCAACGAGATCATAGGCCTCGGCGGCTGGGGCGGCGCGGGGCTCTACGACCCTCCCCTCTACCCGGGCGAGCCAGACAAGCAGGCAAGTCGTGACGAGAAATGGGGCCCAAGGGTCTACTGGCATGCCTGCGGGGCAGTACACGACGATTCTCCGGGCGGTACCTTTCACCCACCTAAGCACGACTTCATCATCACCAACCGAACTCCCGATCACCCCATAATGCGCGGATTGCCCGAAATGTGGCTGCAGGCAAATGACGAAGTCTATTCACGGCTCCGCGGACCAGCTAAGAACCTGACCATTCTTGCGACCGCCTACGCAAATCAAAAGCTGAGAGGCTCCTCTCCGCACAACGAACCGATGCTCTTTACGGTAGCTTACGGCAAGGGTCGCGTGTTTCAAACGACTCTCGGACATGTCGGCGCCAATGACGACGCTAACGTTCCTTCCGTTCGCAGCGTCGGATTCATCGTCACGCTGCAGCGCGGAGTTGAATGGGCTGCCACGGGAGAGGTCACTCAAGCTCTACCCGAAGACTTCCCCACAGCCTACGAAACGAGCGTTCGGTAG
- a CDS encoding alpha-N-arabinofuranosidase, with amino-acid sequence MNLPNKFLVCSLFSSLLSASFAAEEAALIKIDLDRTVDAIDPKIYGSFLEPLGRFPVVYGSLYDPDSSLSDENGFRKEYLQQVRELQVPIVRWPGGNFVSGYNWEDGIGPKDQRPVKLDRSRTRPESNQMGTDEYVAFCNLVGAENFICINAGSGTIDDASNWVEYCNAPVGTYYADLRAKYGNPEPFDVKYWGLGNEADGPWQIGYKTKEEYVRFASEAAKVMKMVDEDIKLIASGSSNYPLVTSSYDPNDGWIDWNDYILDKMYEDIDYISLHRYATQALRAIDKPVFADTMSLGLDIEEKIVVTKGLIEKAKSKAVSDHDVYISFDEYGARGNTIAGPLLLSQHLNAFIRHADIVKMANLTFLTSLTGITEDGSYKTSLYYPFSLFSNNCRGVSLDVYSRCETYSNELFKEVPYLDVTAVLNEEKGALFINVVNRSEIDAIETDIELQSGEYMGSATVRTVTGDSIDATNTAEVEQVDIDEGSIKFKKNMIRYSFPAHSLTQMEIPVK; translated from the coding sequence ATGAATTTGCCCAATAAATTTCTCGTTTGTTCATTGTTCTCCAGCTTGCTCTCTGCGAGCTTTGCGGCTGAGGAAGCTGCTCTAATCAAAATCGATTTGGATCGAACAGTCGACGCTATCGATCCGAAGATCTACGGTAGCTTTCTGGAGCCGCTCGGACGATTCCCTGTAGTTTACGGATCTTTGTACGATCCCGATTCGTCGCTGTCCGACGAAAACGGATTCCGTAAAGAATACCTGCAGCAAGTCAGGGAACTACAGGTTCCCATCGTTCGTTGGCCGGGTGGAAATTTCGTTTCTGGATACAATTGGGAAGACGGAATCGGCCCCAAGGACCAACGCCCGGTGAAGCTTGACCGTTCCCGCACTCGCCCAGAGAGCAACCAAATGGGGACGGACGAGTATGTCGCGTTCTGCAATCTCGTCGGAGCGGAGAATTTCATTTGTATTAACGCCGGATCGGGTACCATCGACGATGCCAGCAATTGGGTGGAATACTGTAATGCTCCAGTGGGTACGTACTATGCCGATTTGAGAGCGAAGTACGGGAATCCAGAACCATTTGACGTGAAGTATTGGGGACTTGGAAACGAGGCGGACGGTCCTTGGCAGATCGGTTACAAGACCAAGGAGGAGTACGTGCGTTTTGCCAGCGAAGCCGCTAAGGTTATGAAGATGGTAGACGAGGATATTAAACTCATCGCCTCGGGTTCCTCCAATTACCCGCTGGTGACGAGTAGCTATGACCCCAACGACGGTTGGATTGATTGGAACGATTACATTCTCGACAAGATGTACGAGGATATCGACTACATCTCTCTGCACCGATACGCGACGCAAGCGCTGAGGGCAATCGACAAGCCCGTTTTCGCTGACACCATGTCGCTGGGACTGGATATTGAGGAGAAGATCGTCGTCACCAAGGGGCTCATTGAGAAGGCAAAGTCGAAGGCCGTGAGCGATCACGATGTTTATATTTCCTTCGACGAGTATGGTGCTCGCGGCAATACCATCGCTGGCCCCTTGTTGCTTTCGCAGCATTTAAATGCCTTTATCCGGCACGCGGACATCGTGAAGATGGCGAACCTGACCTTTCTCACCAGCTTAACCGGTATCACGGAAGACGGAAGCTACAAGACGTCCTTGTATTATCCGTTTTCGCTTTTTTCGAACAACTGCCGTGGCGTTTCACTCGACGTTTATTCGCGTTGCGAGACCTACAGCAACGAGCTTTTCAAAGAGGTTCCCTATCTCGATGTGACCGCAGTTCTCAATGAAGAAAAGGGTGCTCTCTTTATCAATGTGGTCAACCGCAGCGAAATCGACGCCATCGAAACGGACATCGAGCTGCAGTCGGGCGAATACATGGGAAGTGCTACGGTTCGGACCGTAACAGGCGACAGTATCGATGCGACGAATACAGCGGAAGTAGAGCAAGTGGACATCGACGAAGGATCGATCAAGTTCAAGAAGAACATGATCCGCTATAGCTTCCCCGCTCACTCGCTGACGCAGATGGAGATTCCTGTGAAGTAA